A genomic region of Papaver somniferum cultivar HN1 chromosome 7, ASM357369v1, whole genome shotgun sequence contains the following coding sequences:
- the LOC113294844 gene encoding uncharacterized protein LOC113294844 yields the protein MKVAEFIDLNTRSWNIGLLQDYFTQDQVEEILNIIPLTQLEDKMIWSLTTNVNQKLNRYNPAYDDICSRCQEEEESTTHMLIHCNYARSIWNAIFPDITQDLSNTDNIQHWIKTWDKKDSTINFGRQSNVNLIVITMWFIWKTRCELVFEGKHCSINNLKARVYNYCNENKIHTDNQLIQLQVLRSRSNNMENRRHNMNKWSPPLRGRLKINIDAFVLPGNHYAGISLIIRDFTGQLVEAWTLVERVRDITQAEAVAALKALQWIIQLQIQNVIVEGDNKKVMDSINGMCNISP from the exons CCAAGTGGAAGAAATTCTAAATATTATTCCTCTCACTCAACTAGAAGATAAGATGATCTGGTCCTTAACAACAAATG TCAATCAAAAGCTTAACAGATACAACCCAGCCTATGATGACATATGCTCTAGATGTCAAGAAGAAGAGGAGAGCACTACTCACATGCTTATTCACTGCAATTATGCCAGAAGCATTTGGAATGCTATCTTCCCAGATATTACTCAAGATCTCAGTAACACTGATAATATTCAGCATTGGATAAAAACTTGGGACAAAAAAGATTCTACAATCAATTTTGGGAGACAAAGCAATGTGAATCTCATTGTGATCACAATGTGGTTCATATGGAAGACCAGATGTGAGCTAGTTTTTGAAGGAAAACATTGTTCCATCAACAATCTGAAAGCCAGGGTCTATAATTATTGCAATGAGAATAAAATACATACTGACAATCAATTGATTCAGTTGCAGGTTTTAAGATCCAGGAGCAATAATATGGAAAACAGAAGACATAACATGAATAAATGGTCTCCTCCTTTAAGGGGAAGACTGAAAATTAATATAGATGCTTTTGTTTTGCCTGGTAACCATTATGCTGGAATTTCTCTAATAATAAGAGATTTTACAGGTCAATTGGTGGAGGCATGGACACTGGTAGAGAGAGTTAGGGATATAACTCAGGCTGAAGCTGTTGCGGCACTTAAAGCTCTGCAATGGATCATTCAACTTCAAATTCAGAATGTTATTGTGGAAGGTGATAACAAGAAAGTTATGGACAGTATCAATGGCATGTGCAATATCTCTCCCTGA